From the Leptospira licerasiae serovar Varillal str. VAR 010 genome, one window contains:
- a CDS encoding TIGR04454 family lipoprotein: protein MKNTFFSILTILIFAGLISCGGAKVSQAECDPVVNELISNLAVGQTPEQAEKLKAMQGQISAHLLKECMTGKYDLTCLKSSKTLAALATCKK, encoded by the coding sequence ATGAAAAACACGTTTTTTTCGATCCTTACGATTCTAATTTTTGCAGGTCTGATTTCTTGCGGCGGAGCGAAAGTGAGCCAAGCAGAATGTGATCCAGTTGTAAACGAATTGATTTCCAATCTTGCCGTTGGTCAAACTCCTGAGCAGGCAGAAAAACTGAAAGCTATGCAAGGTCAAATTTCCGCTCATCTACTCAAAGAGTGTATGACTGGTAAATACGATCTTACTTGTTTAAAATCTTCTAAAACACTCGCAGCTCTCGCTACTTGTAAGAAGTAA
- a CDS encoding DNA-methyltransferase, with translation MKEILVPETFHLLYNSDSRKMDKLSDESVNLVLTSPPYPMVEMWDDLFKSWDKKTKKALAKNLGNEAFEAMHLQLDKVWAECFRVLKEGGILLINIGDATRSIGGEFSLFSNHSRILQACRNFGFVSLPDILWRKQTNSPTKFMGSGMYPVGAYVTYEHEYILILRKGGLRKYSKFETEIRRNSAFFWEERNIWFSDVWDLKGERQIFKDVGASRERTAAFPLDFAYRLVNMFSIKGDTVLDPFLGTGTTSLAALLSSRNSIGYDVDLGILEIAKKKLLSAVGVSSKILQNRLQSHLDFISDRRKKKKEIVHKNKYYGFPVITSQETELTFESVDSSLENEHFSLKACYSQFNLQNSYKK, from the coding sequence ATGAAGGAAATACTCGTTCCGGAAACTTTTCATTTATTATATAATTCCGATTCGAGAAAAATGGATAAGCTTTCGGATGAAAGTGTTAACCTCGTATTAACTTCTCCTCCTTATCCCATGGTGGAAATGTGGGATGATCTATTTAAAAGTTGGGATAAAAAGACCAAGAAAGCTCTTGCCAAAAACTTGGGGAATGAGGCCTTCGAGGCAATGCATTTGCAACTGGATAAGGTCTGGGCCGAATGCTTCCGAGTTTTGAAAGAAGGTGGGATCCTTCTCATAAACATTGGAGATGCTACTCGGAGTATTGGGGGGGAGTTCAGTTTATTTTCGAATCACTCGAGAATTTTACAGGCTTGTCGTAACTTCGGCTTTGTTTCTCTGCCCGACATTCTTTGGAGAAAACAGACTAATTCCCCTACCAAATTTATGGGTTCAGGAATGTACCCAGTTGGCGCATATGTTACCTACGAACATGAGTATATTCTGATCCTTCGGAAAGGGGGGTTGAGAAAGTATTCTAAATTTGAGACGGAGATCCGACGAAATAGCGCCTTTTTCTGGGAAGAAAGGAATATCTGGTTCTCGGATGTCTGGGACCTAAAGGGAGAAAGGCAAATTTTTAAGGATGTCGGAGCTTCGCGTGAAAGGACTGCGGCATTTCCTCTAGATTTCGCCTACCGATTGGTAAACATGTTTTCCATAAAGGGGGATACTGTCTTGGACCCGTTCCTGGGAACTGGAACTACATCATTAGCCGCCCTCCTTTCTTCCAGAAATAGTATCGGATATGATGTAGATCTAGGAATTCTCGAAATAGCTAAGAAGAAGCTTCTCAGTGCGGTAGGTGTTTCGTCGAAGATACTACAAAATAGATTGCAAAGTCATCTTGATTTCATTTCGGATCGGAGGAAAAAAAAGAAAGAGATTGTGCACAAGAATAAATACTATGGATTTCCAGTAATTACTTCTCAGGAGACAGAATTGACCTTTGAGTCAGTAGATTCTTCACTTGAGAACGAACATTTCTCCTTGAAAGCTTGTTATTCCCAATTTAATCTGCAAAATTCTTATAAAAAGTAA
- a CDS encoding DUF1564 family protein — protein sequence MNSTVFQNEKLKQKAKIVKNPYPSTALVPERLWRKVPVDCKRNFPRYLKRLQEKYSLLLQSQRYLGKNPLRTSFQAKGQNLVRHSYRPKEENYQELRNVALAHGVSMNYIIVLMIYWELLEVDKRILSHFWKNRKPATSIILDIRRILNLETQEVEIILIGWPRRFTLERGSPNWS from the coding sequence ATGAACTCTACCGTTTTCCAAAATGAGAAGCTTAAGCAAAAGGCAAAGATTGTTAAGAATCCATATCCTTCTACGGCGTTGGTTCCTGAAAGGCTTTGGAGAAAAGTTCCAGTCGATTGCAAACGAAACTTTCCAAGATATTTGAAGCGTTTGCAAGAGAAGTATAGTCTGTTGCTCCAGTCGCAGAGATATTTGGGAAAAAATCCGCTTCGAACTTCCTTTCAGGCAAAAGGCCAAAATTTGGTTCGCCACAGCTATCGCCCAAAAGAAGAAAATTACCAAGAGCTGAGGAATGTAGCTCTAGCGCACGGTGTTTCAATGAACTATATAATCGTGTTAATGATCTATTGGGAATTACTTGAAGTAGATAAAAGAATTCTTTCTCACTTTTGGAAAAATCGAAAACCGGCGACTTCAATCATCTTGGATATTCGCCGTATTTTGAATTTAGAAACCCAGGAGGTAGAGATCATTTTAATAGGATGGCCTCGGAGATTTACTCTTGAAAGGGGATCTCCAAATTGGAGTTAA
- a CDS encoding RNA polymerase sigma factor encodes MASRKDFMETLYRESNGRIFDFLYKYTGNPETASDLMQDTFLNFFKKYSNSDLNKEQALKLLYTIARNRSINYAKKFSTVKESGTDDMGTYREEGQSFERKTELSDLESRLMDCLDDLEEGERYALVLKNIEKYTLADIADIMGISIATASRLVVKATGKLVEIAKNKQILPME; translated from the coding sequence ATGGCATCCCGAAAAGATTTTATGGAAACCCTGTATAGGGAATCCAACGGGAGAATTTTTGATTTCTTGTACAAATATACCGGAAATCCAGAAACCGCCTCTGACCTAATGCAGGATACTTTTCTTAATTTTTTTAAGAAGTATTCCAATTCCGACTTAAACAAAGAACAAGCCCTAAAGCTGTTATACACGATTGCAAGAAATCGTTCGATTAACTACGCCAAGAAGTTTTCCACCGTGAAGGAATCCGGAACGGACGATATGGGAACCTACCGAGAGGAAGGACAGAGTTTCGAAAGAAAAACGGAACTTTCCGACTTGGAATCCAGACTGATGGATTGTTTGGACGACTTAGAAGAAGGAGAAAGATACGCTTTAGTATTAAAGAATATAGAAAAATACACGTTGGCTGATATTGCGGATATTATGGGGATCTCGATTGCGACTGCATCAAGATTGGTTGTCAAGGCGACCGGAAAGCTCGTGGAGATCGCAAAAAATAAACAGATTTTGCCGATGGAATAA
- a CDS encoding DUF362 domain-containing protein, which yields MAYVVTEPCVGCKITYCAAACPVEAFREGKDYLVIDPDICINCNDCLRECPVNAIFPEDEVPVIWKDWIALNAKESKTLPMINDLKKPLLDKHCNIKEL from the coding sequence GTGGCATACGTAGTAACCGAACCCTGTGTAGGGTGTAAAATTACTTACTGTGCCGCTGCCTGTCCTGTTGAAGCTTTCCGAGAAGGAAAGGATTATTTAGTCATAGATCCGGACATATGCATCAATTGTAACGATTGTTTGAGAGAATGTCCGGTGAATGCCATTTTCCCGGAGGATGAGGTGCCGGTGATATGGAAAGATTGGATCGCTTTGAACGCAAAAGAATCGAAAACGTTGCCGATGATCAACGATCTTAAAAAACCTCTTTTAGATAAACACTGCAATATTAAAGAACTATGA
- the metH gene encoding methionine synthase: MKHKFPTYTNPKAQELLKLLEERILVLDGAMGTMIQRYGLGEEDFRDERLKDHPSALKGNNDLLVITKPEVIEEIHYKFLEAGANILETNTFSSNRISQADYNAEAYVDELNRKAVKVARAAMEKFSKTHPDQPLFLAGSIGPTTRTASLSPDVNNPAFRAVTFDELVETFYEQVRALVEEGVDILLSETNIDTLNLKAIIVAIENVFKDLNVRIPVSLSVTITDASGRTLSGQTIEAFYNSIYHANPLSVGINCALGAGEMRPYIEELSRISGCYISCYPNAGLPNAFGGYDQTPEEFGSFLDDFSNQGWLNIAGGCCGTTPAHIKEGAKAVQGKKPRVIPEIEGKTRLSGLEPLNIDEATGFVLIGERTNVTGSPKFKKLILEGNFEEAVSVALQQVEAGANIIDINFDEALLDGEASMREFLNLIAVEPDIAKVPFMVDSSKWSVLETGLKCIQGKPIVNSISLKEGEEKFLQQAKTIKMYGASVIVMAFDEQGQAATKDDKVRICKRAYDLLVEKANFSPFDIIFDPNILTVGTGIEEHNNYAVDFIEAIKEIKAVCPGAKISGGLSNISFSFRGNNPVREAMHSAFLFHAIKAGMDMAIVNAGMLAVYEEIPKDLLERVEDVLLNRRSDATERLIEFAESFKSGEKAEKKEEAWREGTVEQRLEYSLVKGIVEYIDQDTEEARLKYDQPLQVIEGPLMDGMRVVGDLFGSGKMFLPQVVKSARVMKKSVAYLLPFMEEENRKQAQISKKQKFLIATVKGDVHDIGKNIVAVVLACNNYEVIDLGVMVPCEKILEEARKENVDIIGLSGLITPSLDEMVHVASEMKRTGFDIPLLIGGATTSSAHTSVKISEKYDQPVVHVLDASRVVNVVGKLLNPSLKPDYIKQIKEEQKIQREIYFNTRSDRKLVSIEDARENRYVTDWNVSKVTKPNFVGVRVFDNEISLEELVPFIDWSPFFQAWELKGRYPSILESETYGKQAKELFKDAQKLLEDIVSNKRYTTRGVIGVFPANSVGDDIEVYEDETRTKIKTVFHTLRQQISKEEKDEPNYCLADYIAPKESGIADYIGGFAVTAGHGVEAFASIFDSRLDDYNSIMAKALGDRFAEAFAEYMHLKIRKEIWGYAADENLSTEELIRERYQGIRPAAGYPASPDHTEKRTLFDLLEVEKNTGITLTEHFAMMPASSVSGLYFAHPAAKYFAVAKINKDQIQDYANRKGMTVSDVEKWLSPNLAYDPQEAVSRV; encoded by the coding sequence ATGAAACATAAATTTCCCACATATACAAATCCCAAAGCGCAAGAACTCTTAAAATTGTTGGAAGAAAGGATACTGGTCCTTGACGGTGCAATGGGGACCATGATCCAAAGATATGGTCTGGGAGAAGAAGACTTCCGAGATGAGAGACTCAAGGATCATCCTTCTGCATTAAAAGGGAATAACGATCTACTAGTGATTACAAAGCCGGAAGTGATCGAAGAAATACATTATAAGTTTTTGGAAGCAGGGGCGAATATCTTGGAGACGAATACGTTCAGCTCCAATAGAATTTCTCAAGCAGATTATAATGCAGAAGCCTATGTGGATGAACTGAATAGAAAGGCGGTAAAAGTCGCTCGCGCCGCAATGGAGAAGTTTTCTAAAACCCATCCGGATCAACCATTATTTCTCGCTGGATCCATAGGGCCGACTACTAGAACTGCATCTCTCTCTCCTGATGTGAATAATCCTGCATTTCGTGCAGTGACATTCGATGAACTGGTAGAAACATTCTACGAGCAGGTCAGGGCGCTAGTGGAAGAAGGAGTCGATATTCTTCTTTCCGAGACTAATATCGACACTTTAAATTTAAAGGCGATTATAGTAGCGATTGAGAACGTATTCAAAGATTTGAATGTACGAATCCCTGTTTCCCTTTCTGTTACGATCACAGACGCTTCCGGAAGAACTTTGTCGGGACAGACAATTGAAGCATTCTACAATTCAATCTATCATGCAAATCCTCTTTCTGTTGGGATCAATTGTGCCTTAGGCGCAGGGGAGATGAGACCTTACATAGAAGAATTGTCTAGGATCTCCGGTTGTTACATCAGTTGTTACCCGAATGCAGGATTGCCTAACGCATTCGGAGGATATGACCAAACTCCTGAAGAATTCGGTAGCTTCTTAGATGATTTTTCCAATCAAGGTTGGTTGAACATCGCGGGAGGATGTTGTGGAACTACGCCTGCTCACATTAAAGAAGGTGCTAAGGCTGTCCAAGGCAAAAAGCCTAGGGTCATTCCTGAGATAGAAGGGAAAACCAGATTATCTGGATTAGAACCTTTGAATATAGATGAGGCAACCGGCTTCGTTTTAATAGGAGAAAGAACTAACGTAACCGGTTCTCCAAAATTCAAAAAGCTTATCTTAGAGGGTAACTTTGAAGAAGCGGTATCGGTCGCACTACAACAGGTAGAAGCAGGAGCTAATATCATCGATATCAATTTTGACGAGGCTCTTTTGGATGGAGAAGCCTCCATGAGAGAATTTTTGAACTTGATCGCGGTGGAACCGGACATTGCTAAGGTTCCTTTCATGGTGGACAGCTCCAAATGGTCCGTTTTGGAAACTGGATTAAAATGTATCCAAGGAAAACCGATCGTAAACTCCATCTCCTTGAAAGAAGGAGAAGAAAAGTTTTTACAACAGGCAAAAACGATCAAGATGTACGGCGCTTCCGTCATAGTAATGGCTTTCGATGAACAAGGCCAGGCTGCGACTAAAGACGATAAGGTCCGTATTTGCAAGAGAGCTTACGATCTATTAGTGGAGAAGGCGAACTTTTCTCCATTTGATATCATTTTCGATCCGAATATTCTAACTGTAGGAACAGGTATAGAAGAGCATAATAACTATGCGGTCGATTTTATAGAAGCGATCAAAGAGATCAAAGCTGTTTGTCCAGGAGCAAAAATCAGCGGAGGCCTAAGTAATATTTCCTTCTCCTTCCGCGGAAACAATCCAGTAAGAGAAGCAATGCACTCAGCATTCCTATTCCATGCGATCAAAGCTGGGATGGATATGGCGATCGTAAATGCCGGAATGCTTGCCGTTTATGAAGAAATTCCTAAGGATCTTTTGGAAAGAGTAGAAGACGTTCTTTTAAATAGAAGATCCGACGCAACAGAGAGATTGATCGAATTCGCTGAGTCCTTTAAGTCCGGCGAAAAGGCTGAGAAAAAAGAAGAAGCCTGGAGAGAAGGAACAGTCGAGCAAAGGTTGGAATATTCTTTAGTAAAAGGAATTGTAGAATATATAGACCAAGACACTGAAGAAGCAAGACTTAAATACGACCAACCATTACAAGTGATCGAAGGTCCTTTAATGGATGGAATGAGAGTGGTTGGAGATCTGTTCGGGTCCGGGAAAATGTTCCTTCCTCAGGTGGTAAAAAGTGCAAGGGTTATGAAAAAATCCGTGGCGTATCTTCTACCTTTTATGGAGGAAGAAAATCGTAAACAGGCTCAGATTTCTAAAAAACAGAAATTCCTGATCGCTACGGTAAAAGGGGATGTTCACGATATAGGTAAGAACATTGTAGCGGTAGTTCTTGCATGTAATAATTACGAAGTGATAGATCTAGGTGTGATGGTCCCTTGCGAGAAAATTTTGGAAGAAGCAAGAAAGGAGAATGTGGACATCATAGGTTTGTCTGGGTTAATCACTCCTTCTCTTGACGAGATGGTCCATGTTGCTTCCGAAATGAAAAGAACGGGTTTCGATATTCCCCTATTAATCGGAGGCGCTACTACAAGTTCCGCCCATACTTCCGTAAAAATTTCTGAAAAATATGACCAACCTGTGGTTCATGTGTTGGATGCTTCGCGAGTCGTAAACGTTGTAGGAAAACTTTTGAATCCTTCTTTAAAACCGGATTACATAAAGCAGATCAAAGAAGAACAAAAGATCCAAAGGGAAATTTATTTCAATACCAGAAGCGATCGTAAACTTGTTTCTATCGAAGATGCTCGAGAGAATAGATATGTTACCGATTGGAATGTGAGTAAGGTAACGAAACCGAACTTTGTAGGAGTTCGAGTTTTTGATAACGAGATCTCTTTGGAAGAATTGGTCCCTTTTATAGATTGGTCTCCATTCTTCCAAGCCTGGGAATTGAAAGGACGTTATCCTTCCATTCTCGAAAGTGAAACTTACGGTAAACAGGCCAAAGAATTATTCAAAGACGCTCAGAAATTGTTAGAAGATATCGTTTCTAATAAAAGATATACAACTCGAGGAGTGATTGGAGTCTTCCCCGCAAATAGTGTGGGTGACGATATCGAAGTTTACGAAGACGAAACCAGAACAAAAATTAAGACCGTTTTCCATACTCTTCGCCAACAGATCAGCAAAGAAGAAAAAGACGAACCTAACTATTGTTTGGCGGATTACATAGCTCCTAAGGAAAGCGGGATTGCTGATTATATCGGTGGTTTTGCGGTTACTGCAGGTCATGGAGTGGAAGCGTTTGCATCCATATTTGATTCTCGCCTAGACGATTACAATTCCATCATGGCGAAAGCTTTGGGAGATCGTTTTGCAGAGGCTTTTGCGGAATACATGCACTTAAAGATCAGGAAAGAGATCTGGGGTTACGCTGCGGATGAAAATCTTTCTACTGAAGAATTGATCCGGGAACGTTATCAAGGAATTCGCCCCGCGGCGGGATATCCTGCAAGTCCGGATCATACCGAAAAAAGAACCTTATTCGATCTATTGGAAGTAGAGAAGAATACGGGCATCACCCTCACGGAACATTTTGCGATGATGCCTGCAAGTTCTGTGAGTGGTCTATACTTTGCTCATCCAGCCGCTAAATATTTTGCGGTAGCAAAGATCAATAAGGACCAGATCCAGGATTATGCAAACAGGAAGGGAATGACCGTTTCCGATGTCGAAAAATGGCTTTCACCGAATTTGGCCTATGACCCCCAGGAGGCGGTTTCCAGAGTCTAA
- a CDS encoding ArsR/SmtB family transcription factor, producing MSLKDISLERESVGTYSDSALAGPLPAKAIFQDRDILLAIKALSDETRIRVLRILSIAPLNVQEITEVLDMGQSRISRHLKILADAGFLTFQREGSWVYYSPKVSNDDSLDFSARFHTLLLDFEKSLPYSEQDLAKTKDILRQRDLKRSKYFDDVAQNWESIQSDVLDPVLYRNKILDLLPEHSRRILDLGCGPGGLIPYLLMKGQEVIGIDSSEKMIKEAKSSFLNNSQVQLLTSEIETLPQNLVKSADSVVASMVLHHLSNPPQAMKEVHKVLKDNGTFIIVDLKKHNQEIMRDNFADLWLGFESELLTDWLSHTGFSLESIEEVESQKYFKVLIIKAKKRGGL from the coding sequence ATGTCGCTGAAGGATATATCTCTAGAAAGAGAATCTGTCGGAACTTACTCAGATTCCGCCCTTGCGGGGCCTCTTCCTGCAAAAGCTATTTTTCAGGACCGGGATATTCTGCTAGCAATAAAGGCATTATCTGATGAAACCCGTATTCGGGTTCTTCGAATACTCTCTATAGCGCCTCTCAATGTTCAGGAGATAACGGAAGTTTTGGACATGGGCCAATCTCGGATCTCTAGACATTTAAAGATATTGGCAGATGCAGGATTTCTGACATTTCAACGAGAAGGTTCTTGGGTATATTATAGTCCTAAAGTTTCGAACGATGATTCATTGGATTTTTCTGCAAGATTTCATACGCTCCTTCTAGATTTTGAGAAGAGCCTTCCTTATTCAGAACAAGATTTAGCTAAGACCAAAGATATCCTCAGGCAAAGAGATCTGAAAAGATCTAAATACTTTGATGATGTCGCCCAGAATTGGGAAAGCATTCAAAGCGATGTTCTGGATCCGGTTTTATATCGGAATAAGATTCTGGATTTACTTCCGGAACATTCTCGTCGGATCTTAGACCTTGGATGCGGTCCTGGCGGTTTAATTCCTTACCTATTAATGAAGGGCCAAGAAGTGATCGGGATCGATTCCTCTGAAAAAATGATTAAAGAGGCAAAGAGTTCCTTTTTAAATAATTCCCAAGTCCAATTGCTTACGTCCGAAATTGAAACTTTGCCACAGAACCTAGTCAAGTCTGCCGATTCTGTCGTAGCTTCGATGGTCTTACACCACCTTTCCAATCCACCTCAGGCTATGAAAGAAGTACATAAAGTTCTCAAGGACAACGGCACTTTTATCATCGTAGATCTTAAAAAACATAACCAAGAAATCATGCGCGATAATTTCGCGGACTTATGGCTCGGATTCGAGTCGGAACTTCTCACTGATTGGCTAAGCCACACCGGCTTCAGCCTTGAATCTATCGAAGAAGTGGAATCCCAGAAATACTTCAAAGTATTAATAATTAAAGCTAAGAAAAGAGGAGGACTTTAA
- a CDS encoding FecR family protein: protein MKYRALISVFLIFSTLVALPCSLFAEEEIAIVLFVVGDVSGTQDGKRVSLKKNSILKKQDELETKEGKVDLQIGPSVVVRIAAFTKVKIAELSSDKKSNKSKLELVSGKVFARVDKGSKKEDFTITAPSYNAGVRGTQFVVCEESEAQRKENPDNEDSDVPNGIFVKEGEVGVTTENGNSFPLKRDEEAVVYPQGLLKQPLEEFMREKMKILDGFKKIMEENYKMLRDQKLQNQELLNQTKQDI, encoded by the coding sequence ATGAAATACCGAGCACTCATATCTGTCTTCCTCATTTTCTCTACTTTAGTAGCTTTACCATGTTCTTTATTTGCAGAAGAAGAAATTGCGATCGTGCTGTTCGTTGTGGGCGACGTTTCGGGCACTCAGGATGGGAAAAGGGTCAGCCTGAAAAAAAATTCGATATTGAAAAAGCAGGACGAACTCGAAACAAAAGAAGGAAAAGTTGATCTTCAGATTGGTCCTTCCGTAGTCGTTCGGATTGCGGCCTTTACTAAAGTTAAGATTGCTGAGCTGAGTTCCGACAAAAAGTCAAATAAATCAAAATTAGAACTTGTTTCTGGCAAAGTATTTGCCCGGGTCGATAAAGGATCGAAGAAAGAAGATTTTACGATCACTGCGCCCTCTTACAATGCAGGCGTTCGTGGAACACAATTTGTAGTTTGTGAAGAAAGTGAAGCTCAGCGTAAAGAAAATCCCGATAACGAAGATTCCGATGTACCGAATGGAATATTTGTGAAAGAAGGAGAAGTCGGAGTTACTACAGAAAATGGAAATAGCTTTCCGTTGAAACGAGATGAAGAAGCTGTGGTATATCCACAAGGCCTTCTGAAACAGCCATTAGAAGAGTTTATGCGTGAAAAAATGAAGATTTTAGATGGTTTCAAGAAGATAATGGAAGAAAACTATAAAATGCTCCGAGACCAAAAACTTCAGAACCAGGAGTTATTAAATCAGACCAAGCAGGATATATAA
- the ahcY gene encoding adenosylhomocysteinase produces MSATIQEKGLKYKVKDISLADWGREEIILAEKEMPGLMSLRKEYKGKQPLKGARIAGSLHMTIQTAVLIETLTELGAEVRWSSCNIFSTQDHAAAAIAKTGVPVFAWKGETEEEYWWCVEQTLFFEDGKGPNMILDDGGDLTMYVHEKYPQLLAEIKGVSEETTTGVKGLEKLLKKGELKLPAINVNDSVTKSKFDNLYGCRESLADGIKRATDVMLAGKVALVCGYGDVGKGSAASLRNFGARVIVTEIDPICALQAVMEGYQVLRVEDAIEFVDLVVTATGNDDIISLEHMKAMKDGAILCNIGHFDTEIQMSRLNAEKGVVKKEIKPQVDKYTFPNGRSIIVLAEGRLVNLGCATGHPSFVMSCSFTNQVLAQIELWNNKYEIGVYRLPKKLDEKVAALHLEQLGVRLTTLNAKQAEYIGVPVEGPFKPEHYRY; encoded by the coding sequence ATGTCCGCTACAATACAAGAAAAAGGTTTAAAATATAAGGTTAAAGACATTTCACTCGCGGACTGGGGTCGCGAAGAAATCATTCTGGCAGAGAAAGAAATGCCAGGTCTGATGTCCTTACGCAAAGAATATAAGGGTAAACAGCCTCTGAAAGGTGCGCGTATAGCTGGTTCCCTTCACATGACCATTCAAACTGCGGTTCTGATCGAGACTCTGACCGAGCTTGGAGCAGAAGTTCGTTGGTCATCTTGCAATATCTTCTCCACTCAAGACCATGCGGCAGCTGCTATCGCAAAGACCGGAGTTCCCGTGTTCGCTTGGAAAGGTGAGACGGAAGAAGAATACTGGTGGTGTGTAGAGCAAACCCTGTTCTTTGAGGACGGCAAAGGTCCGAATATGATCCTGGACGACGGCGGCGATTTAACCATGTACGTTCACGAGAAATATCCTCAACTTCTGGCAGAGATTAAAGGAGTTTCTGAAGAAACTACTACAGGAGTAAAAGGTCTGGAAAAACTCCTCAAAAAAGGCGAGTTGAAACTTCCTGCAATTAACGTGAACGATTCCGTTACTAAGTCCAAATTCGACAACTTATACGGTTGTAGAGAATCTTTGGCTGACGGTATCAAACGTGCGACCGACGTCATGCTTGCTGGAAAAGTAGCTCTTGTTTGCGGTTACGGAGACGTTGGAAAGGGTTCCGCTGCTTCTTTACGCAATTTCGGAGCGAGGGTAATCGTTACTGAGATCGATCCTATCTGCGCTCTTCAGGCAGTAATGGAAGGATACCAAGTTCTAAGAGTGGAAGACGCTATCGAATTTGTGGATCTTGTAGTAACTGCGACCGGAAACGACGATATTATTTCCCTTGAACACATGAAAGCAATGAAAGACGGCGCGATTCTCTGTAATATCGGACATTTTGATACTGAGATCCAAATGTCCAGATTGAACGCAGAGAAAGGTGTCGTGAAAAAGGAAATCAAACCACAGGTGGACAAATATACTTTCCCGAACGGCAGATCCATTATCGTTCTCGCAGAAGGTCGTTTGGTGAACTTGGGTTGTGCTACCGGTCACCCGTCTTTCGTAATGTCCTGTTCTTTCACGAACCAAGTATTGGCTCAGATCGAACTTTGGAACAATAAATACGAGATCGGCGTCTATAGATTGCCTAAAAAATTAGATGAGAAAGTTGCAGCGTTGCATTTGGAGCAATTAGGAGTTCGCCTAACCACATTAAACGCTAAACAAGCTGAATATATCGGAGTGCCGGTAGAAGGTCCGTTCAAACCGGAACACTACCGTTACTAA
- a CDS encoding FecR family protein: MDENFEHKIRKAIEGEKNEYSSSIDKLSDMLSKSWAFPPSHISFEELYEKTQASKVISFKKPLLYTIASAAAILIGAFSFLILQNPKVPPLKNELGISVTKIVGKGYLFSSDSEKLLALNEGESVGYGQILKTEPGSKLFLSVAKGEGMILEESTELEIMKEGKQSFRLRSGSILVHLHKNLKKDEFKIITETGLVEVRGTKFEVREISKEGTIVSVLEGRVAAKSISEPNRGEQVLEPGQKIRLEAKGFQRTFLSTAEQKDLGFKFSELHVDEIPRNSEKSFSNKDDLFNEYQRLERVILANGETLEGVIVDMDENFMYLQTLEKEIKIQRDSVMEVIQLR, from the coding sequence ATGGACGAAAATTTCGAACATAAAATTAGGAAGGCGATCGAAGGCGAGAAGAATGAATACAGTTCTTCTATCGATAAATTGTCCGATATGCTTTCCAAATCTTGGGCTTTTCCCCCTTCACATATATCTTTCGAAGAACTTTACGAAAAGACCCAAGCTTCTAAGGTTATCAGCTTCAAAAAGCCGCTATTATATACTATTGCCTCCGCTGCTGCGATCTTGATTGGAGCATTCAGCTTTCTTATTTTACAAAATCCTAAAGTTCCTCCTTTAAAGAACGAACTCGGAATCTCCGTAACTAAAATTGTAGGGAAAGGATACTTATTCTCCTCTGATTCGGAGAAACTTTTGGCCTTAAATGAAGGCGAATCCGTAGGTTACGGGCAGATCTTAAAGACCGAGCCGGGCTCTAAACTTTTTCTAAGCGTTGCAAAGGGAGAAGGTATGATTTTGGAAGAATCTACGGAACTCGAGATTATGAAAGAAGGAAAACAATCCTTCCGACTTCGCAGCGGAAGTATCTTAGTTCATTTGCACAAAAACCTGAAAAAGGATGAATTTAAGATCATAACTGAAACAGGTCTGGTGGAAGTCAGAGGAACAAAGTTCGAGGTCAGAGAAATTTCAAAAGAAGGAACTATAGTCTCCGTTTTAGAGGGAAGGGTAGCTGCAAAGAGTATCAGTGAGCCGAATCGCGGAGAGCAAGTTTTGGAACCAGGCCAAAAGATCCGTTTAGAGGCAAAGGGGTTCCAGAGAACCTTTCTATCTACTGCAGAGCAAAAGGATTTAGGGTTCAAGTTTTCAGAGCTTCACGTGGACGAGATCCCTAGAAATTCCGAAAAATCTTTCTCCAATAAGGACGATTTATTTAACGAGTACCAGAGGTTGGAAAGGGTCATACTCGCCAATGGTGAAACGTTAGAAGGTGTGATTGTCGACATGGACGAAAATTTTATGTATTTGCAAACTCTTGAGAAGGAAATAAAAATCCAAAGAGATTCAGTTATGGAGGTGATTCAACTTCGTTAA